The genome window GTACAGATCATTGCGTAACAATTCCAGCCGCCATCTCTGCATGTGGCATGGATCATAACTTCAACGGTGTACGATGACATCTGCTAAGATTAGTAGCGATCAGTGCAGTAGCAGATTTTAATGATCTCTCCTTCGCTCTTGTTTCTCGGGCAAGATATATCTTCGCCACCAACGAACGGACAATGACATAAAATCCATGAGAAGTGGCTAAGGTAATTTGGGCTGTATACCAAGTGAAGACCGCGTCAGACCTGGTGAACATGAATGTTGCAATTGCAATTGCAGCAAATGCCGCTCGGCTATGAAGTCTCCGAAGCTATCCTGTATCAAAAACGCATTGAACGGGCATCCAGAATCCACAACAGGACGCAGGCCCGATGAGGTATCGAAAACCCGCATACAAGCCCCACGTCCATGTCAACAGTCGTTACCCAGCATGATCTTTCAAGCCGCAACAACAAAAAATGTGCCGCGCTGTAGGATTTCTCGGCACATGGCAACAAGGATACATCATATGCAGCATCGTTTGCCCATGATATCCTTCTGAAAGGCGTCTTCGCACACATATCACATTTCGCTTGCCCCTTCGAATCAGTGAGCCGACCAGAAGGAGCTCTTTTCTTCGTTATCCCAATCTTCACCGACTCGAGAGCTGGACGGGATGGCCGATCTTGTTCGCATTACCTCCTGCAAGATGAAAACTTTGATGATCTATGGCGAGAATATCCTCTTCACCGGCTTTTGGTTGGAAAACTTTCTGTCATTCAAACTCATCCTAGTAAGGCAATTATAATTGAGTCTTGGGAATTGCCACGTTGCCTCCAAGAAGGCAGATGCACATGAGTTTATGGCAGAGGATCGCCTCGATAATTTTCGTTGACCAGACTCCAAGGCATCTGCTTAGGCGCCCTTTCAATATTTGAAAGAGGCACTTGAAGCGATGAAATTCTTCACCTTCGACAGTCGGTATCAGTACATTATTTATTAAGATTGACATACACTGTCAAGCCCTTTGAATTTGCATAGACCGACTGAGCTAACCGGTTATCAACTAGGGATATTGTACAACGCCCAACCAGCATGGCATGTATCTGGAACTCTGAATATGCTTTCTGTGGGAGATGATCTCCCAAGGATTGAAGTTCTAGCTGGAACATGAGTACATCCCCATGTTTAGTGAGACATATTTAATTAGCATGAGCAAAGGCATGTTTCAGACAGCTTTTACCCCACATTATCCCTTCGTGCGGTGTCACGTAGTCCATACGTTACAGGTGATGTTGTTCGAAAAGCGAATAGCGCATGATGTCAGGGTAGGAATCAGGGGGGTTAGCAGTGATTTTGAGGTCAAGAACATCATCATTCAAACACTGGGCTAGTAGTTTGACTTAACAACAAAGAGATGTAGTATGTCTTGCAAAGTGGGAACAACTTAAACTGGGCTCAGATTTACCTATTTCACGTGAACAACCGAGACACATAATTGAGAAACACTCGAAATACGCAGTTTCACGACGATCCTTCGGAAGACGACAACAAAGAGTGGCGAAAGCGGTTACATAGATGACTTTATACGTTGGTGACCGAGACTGTAAACTTCTGTTCATCAAGCCCAAAAACCCCACGAACATCATCAAAAATCATTGGTATCATGCAATATTACATTCCTGGTTCATTTATTCAGCGCCATAGCGAGCCCTGTAGTCCTTCAACCGCTGGATCTCGCTCTCGCCGATCTTATCACCCAGCTTCTCAATCAAATCATGGAGACCGATGACAGCCCGAATGGGGATGCTCTCTCCAAGATCCCTCTGCGCAACACCGACAGCGCTCTTGGGCTCCGCCTCGCTGACCCTCTCCTCACGATCGAGCAGGACAACGACACCAGCGACAATACCGCCTTCCTTCTGGATGATGCCTACAGCCTCGCGCAAAGCCGTTCCCGCCGTAATCacgtcgtcgacgatgacgaccCGCTTACCTTTCAATGGGGCACCGACGATATTTCCACCCTCACCATGGCCCTTGGCCTCCTTGCGATTGAATGAATAGCTGACATTGTCCCAGGTGTGGGTTCCGGCGATCGAGTCACGCACGGCCAGTTCGTTGGTCACGGCCGCGGCGATGGGGATGCCCTTGTAAGCAGGACTATTATCAGACCCGTTAGTACTGCTTCATATCAAGGGATAGAGACGCTCCAAGCGAAGAAAGTACCCGAAAATGATATCAAAGTTGGGGCTGAGTGTGCCATCGGTGGCAGTCTTTACAAAAGGCTCGGCGGACAGAACGCTGGCGTAGGCGGCAGATGTGGCCCGGAGGAGTGGTGCAGTGTGAAGCAGAGACGAAGTGAAGAAGTAGGGAGATTCACGACCGGACTTGAGAGTATATGTGCCGAAAGAAAGGACGTTGTTAGAGATCAGTAGTGGGAGTAGTGACGCCTTGTAATCCTGATTAGCGGCCGGAGCAGGAACGGAAGCAGACATTGTGAATTGATAGGTAGAATTAATTGACTCTGACAATTGGATCTGAGGTGTTATGAGGGGATGACTATGGAAAATAGACCGATTATCTTAGATCACCGAATGCAGAGACCAGAGTACAGCTCGACGGAAACCATCAcattcttttttttttttttccctttcccttttcccCCTCTACTTTTTCCTTATCCGCCGAAGGAGGGGCAAAACAGCGGGGTGATAGTGGCACTGCCTGAGGTGTCAATCGGCGCTCCCCGTATTTTGTTCTCCGGTGGATTGCTACAAACTAAAAACACCCTCCCAAGCTACACGTAGTACACTGAAATTCGAAGTGTAGGAAAGTATTGTTGCTTGCTCTAAGCAGATTCGCTGAGAGACTCAAAGTCTCAAACTTTCGACCTTTTGCGAGTTGCTCGCTGAGTATTTAAAGTGGAAACCACGTGCCGGCCACGTCCTCCGAAATCCGGCCTCTCCAGCAGAAAGGGACACCAAGCTCACACCAGTGCTCTCAAGCAGCCCGCTTCTctgtttcttttctccataGCTCTGCTGCGTTTACCTTGCAGTCGTTTTCTGCTGAACTATTACTTTCGTTGTTTTGGTTTCTCCCAATCTTTGTTTTGCATCGTTTACCTTGACTTTTGATCTTGAACCCTCATCGCAGTCGCTGGCGAGATCGGTGAGCGAAACGGGCCAATTATCCACAGCTCCTGAAGGGCATCTTACGGCAGGTGAACTCAGATAAGTCGACCTTTTGTTGCAGGTACGGTACGCTTCTACTTTTTTGCATATTGTAGCACCCAGTACTCCACTCGCTGTTTCACACTCGTCGCCGACGCACTGGTAAAAGTCCGGCGGCCTTTGGCCTTTCCATAAGTGAAGCTGATCGTTGCTCACGGACAGGC of Aspergillus fumigatus Af293 chromosome 2, whole genome shotgun sequence contains these proteins:
- a CDS encoding orotate phosphoribosyltransferase, producing the protein MSASVPAPAANQDYKASLLPLLISNNVLSFGTYTLKSGRESPYFFTSSLLHTAPLLRATSAAYASVLSAEPFVKTATDGTLSPNFDIIFGPAYKGIPIAAAVTNELAVRDSIAGTHTWDNVSYSFNRKEAKGHGEGGNIVGAPLKGKRVVIVDDVITAGTALREAVGIIQKEGGIVAGVVVLLDREERVSEAEPKSAVGVAQRDLGESIPIRAVIGLHDLIEKLGDKIGESEIQRLKDYRARYGAE